ACTGGCCGGTATGATTTACGACGTGCTGCGGGAAGGGCGCAACCGGGGAACGCCGTTTTCCGCGCCCGCGCCCGAACTCGCCGTGACGGATGGATGTTTCGAGGACCGGCATTACACGGACTTTCTCGCCAACGCCGCGTCGGCCTCATCGGCCGCGAATCCCCTGGCGCTGGCGTTCGGGCGCGACGATCCGGAAATCAACGCCGTTGCCCATCGCATCACGCTGAATCTGCCCCGCGCCGCATACGTCTCCGGCGGACTCGACGCGTTTTTTCCCGCGTTGGATCGTCTGATCGAACGCGCCGTATGCGCGCATGATCAGAAGCGCCGTTTCCTCGACCGCCTGCTGGCCATGAAAGGTTTCGGACCGCTCGCCTTTCTTGCGTCGAGGCGCGGCGGCGAACCCTGCGTGGACATCGAACGCGCCGTTTTTTTCATTGCCGTGACGGGACTCAACGAATGCGTGCAATTCCTGTGTGGACACGAAATGCACGAAACAGAACCGGCTGCGGCCCTGGCGGAACAAATCGCCGCCCACGCCGCCGCGCGATGCGCCGAATGGAGCGGGCGCATCGGATTTCAATGCGTGCCCGCCGCCACATGCGATGCGGCGGTCAATCATCGCATGGCCGTGATTGACCTGCAGGAAATGCCGGAAGCCGCGCGGCGCGTCGTCAAAACCGATCCGTTGACCCATGACCTGCAATATACCCCCGGCGCCTCCGCGAACCTTTCGGCCAACCTCTCCCCGATAGCGCGGATTTCCCTCGAAAGCCGGTTCCACCCGTCCCTGTACGGCGATATCGCCACGCATGTGTGCGTCAGCGAGGAACAACCGCTCGTCCGTCTGGCTTCATGGACGCTCAGGGAAACGAATTGCCGCCGCCTTACCGTGGCGGTGCAGAACGCCTGAGCGCCTCGCCGACTCCCCAAAAGCGTTCCATCAAGCGGGCGGTTCTTTCCTTGAGCGCGGCGAGCGCCCCGGCCGCATGGGCGTCGCCCGCCAGATGCCGCCGCATCAGCCGGCCTTCTTCCCGGCACAACTCGTCGTGCTGCGGGAAGACCTCGCGCATGAGGAACAACGCGTATTTCACAAGCCGGAACGGACCGAACGCGCGCGGCGTCTCGTTCGGCAGGGCCTCGACGGCCACGGAGTACAATGCCTTGACGCCCGCGACAATCCCTTCGAGATCGCACGAACGGGCGAACACAATCGAATAGTACCATCCGAAGGCCTCGCCGCGTTCCGCGCCGTGCGCGTCGCTCGCACCCACAATGGGAATGGCGCGGCCCTTGGCGCGTTCCTCATGATATCGCGCGACCTGCAGCGTGTTCGAGTCTATTTCGTGCAGGAGATAGCCGCCGATCAGTTCGAGCGCATCGAATGGCTGCGTGTCGAACAGGTGGGTCGTCAACGCGCCGGCCGGACTGTACCGGTGTGCCGTGAACCAGTACGGATGACAGAAAATGCCGAGTCCGCCCGCCTCGCGAATCTTGTCGAAGCACCACACGCTCGACGCGTACAGGTACGGGTCCACGCCCGGCGGCAGCGCGCCCGCGCGATCCGCGAGGGCCTGGACTTCCGCCCGGTACCGCGGATCGTCCGCAAACAAATCATTGATGCTGAAGCGTCCTCCAAAATTCACGATGTGGACGTGGCTGCCCGGCGGGTGAACCTCTTCCCCCGGAAAAATGCGCAGGGCGATGTCCACGCCATTGAAGGCGCGCTGCGCCTCGAGGGACGGCGCATAACGGCGATGATCCGTGATGGCCATGAAATCGAGGCCGATGCCGCGGCACGAGGCGGCGACGTATCCGGGCGATTCCATGCCGTCCGATCGGAACGTGTGCTGGTGGAAATCGCCCTTGAGGGGCAGGCGCCGGAACAGGTCCGGTTCGACCGAATACACGCGAAAATCGCCGAGGATTCGGCGGCCCTTTTCCGTGACTTCCTCCAAAAGGAGCACATGCTCCTGCTCGGCCTCGAAAAACAGGCGGACCCGAAGTATTCCGTCGGCGATATCGAAGGGAACACGCGGACAATCGAGCCGCCAGCCGCTTCGGACGGAAAATTCCTCGACCGGGTAGTAACTCAATTCGTATGTTTTTTCGGCGTCGAATCGCACATGGTCGTACAACGGGGTTATCGCCACCGTCGTCTCGCAATCGGCGGGCACAATCTTCGGCAGGACATCGAAGTAGCGGTTTTCCTTTTTCATGCGCGGACGATCGAAAAATTGACGCGGACATCGGGATGCAGGCTTTGCTTCACGGGGCACGTGGCGCCGGCCTGTTCCAGCCGTTTCAGGGCCTCGTCCGAAACCGACAAGCCCGCGGGAAGCGTCACCGTCGCCGTAATCGCGCCGATGCGTCGGACCGGATCGGCCACCATGTCTTTCACGACATGCACGCGCGTGCCCTCGAGGGCGATGCCCATTTGTTTCGCCGCGATGCCCATAATCGTCAGAATACAGGCGCCCAGCGCCGCCGACACCAAATCCGTCGGGCTGAACGCCGCGCCCTTGCCGCCGTTGTCCACCGGCGCATCGGTGGCAATCGTCTGTCCCGACGGTCCGTGCGTCGCCTCGCAACGCAAATCGCCCAGATATTCAATGTCCATGTCTACGGCCATGCTTCCGCTCCTTGGCTTGCGATGCCATCCTGTGTCTTGATACGGTGCGGGCAAGCATATAGTCTTCAACCCTATCGGCTCAAGGAAACCATCATGGAAGTCGTCATTCGCGGCACGGCGGAAGCGGCGGCGGAACTGACCGCGGCGATCATCGCGCGGGAAATCGCGGCCAACCCGCATCTGGTGCTTGGACTCGCCACGGGCCGCACCATGGAGGCGGTGTACCGCATCCTGGTGCGAAAACATCGGGAAGAGGGACTCGATTTCGCCGGGGTCACCACCTTCAATCTCGACGAGTACGTCGGCGTGCCGGGCGATCATCCCGCCTCGTATCGTCATTATATGAACGAGCATCTGTTCCGGCACGTGAACATAGATCCGGCGCGCACCTTCCTGCCCAACGGCATGGCCGCCGACATCCCCACCGAATGCCGGCAATACGAGTCGCGCATTCGCAATCGCGGCGGCATCGGCCTCCAGTTGCTCGGCATCGGGCGAAGCGGGCATATCGGATTCAACGAACCGCTGTCCGCCTTGCGATCGCGCACCCGCGAAAAACCGCTCACGCCGAAAACCATCGAGCAGAACAGCCCGATGTTCGGCGGGCCGGAGCACATGCCGCGCTGGGCCATCACGATGGGCGTGGGAACCATTCTCGATTCGCAGCAGTGCCTGTTGCTCGCGACCGGCGAAGAAAAGGCCGAGATCATCGCCAAGGCCGTCGAAGGCCCCATCACGTCCATGATTTCCGCCACGGCCCTCCAACTGCACCCGCATTGCACGGTGATCGTGGACGAAGCCGCCGCCGCGAAACTCGAACAGGCCGATTATTATCGCTGGGTCTTCGAAAACGAGCGGCACTGGGACGGACTGCGATGACCGGATCGCAAGGGAACGCGCTGGCCGGAACCACCGCCGTTTCCCCCGAACAGACTGAAAATCGGCGCCGAATGGTTCCGGCCAACAAGGATGGAACGCGCAAGAATTGTTTGGGCGCATGCCGCCGCGTGGACCGAATATGCCGGGACGAAATGTTTTATGCTACCATTTCCGCCATGACAAGCACGGATCCCGGTTGGTTGGAGCCGGTCGTTGCGGCGTATCGCCGCGCAATGGAGTGGACATGAGCACGATATGTGTTGTGTTGCCGGACGGGTCGAAGGTTGACTTGCCGGAAGGAAGCACCGCCTTGAACCTGGCGGAGAAGATAGGTCCCCGGTTGGCCAAAGAGGCGCTGGCCGCCCAAATTGACGGGGAAACGCGGGACTTGGCCACGCCGTTGCACGACGGCGCGCGTGTATCCATTCTGACGTTCGATTCGGAAGAAGGCAAGACGGTCTTCCGGCACAGCGCGTCGCACGTCATGGCCTCTGCCATTCAACGGTTGCGCCCGGAGGTGAAACTGGCCATCGGACCGTCCATCGAGGACGGTTTTTATTACGACATAGACTTGGCAACCCCGTTCACGGAGGCGGATTTCGCGGCCATCGAAGCCGAGATGGCAAAAGTCGTCAAGGAAGATCAGCCGTTTGTTCGCAAGGAAATGTCGAAGGCGGACGCGCTGGCTTATTTCAAGCAGCGAGGCGACACGTACAAAGTGGAATT
This Candidatus Hydrogenedentota bacterium DNA region includes the following protein-coding sequences:
- a CDS encoding OsmC family protein translates to MAVDMDIEYLGDLRCEATHGPSGQTIATDAPVDNGGKGAAFSPTDLVSAALGACILTIMGIAAKQMGIALEGTRVHVVKDMVADPVRRIGAITATVTLPAGLSVSDEALKRLEQAGATCPVKQSLHPDVRVNFSIVRA
- the nagB gene encoding glucosamine-6-phosphate deaminase; its protein translation is MEVVIRGTAEAAAELTAAIIAREIAANPHLVLGLATGRTMEAVYRILVRKHREEGLDFAGVTTFNLDEYVGVPGDHPASYRHYMNEHLFRHVNIDPARTFLPNGMAADIPTECRQYESRIRNRGGIGLQLLGIGRSGHIGFNEPLSALRSRTREKPLTPKTIEQNSPMFGGPEHMPRWAITMGVGTILDSQQCLLLATGEEKAEIIAKAVEGPITSMISATALQLHPHCTVIVDEAAAAKLEQADYYRWVFENERHWDGLR